In bacterium, the DNA window GGCGATGAGCGATACACCGTGGTCCTTGCGCAGCCGCTGTAAGTCCATGGCCAGATCCATGGACTGGGCAATGGGCAAGGTGAACACCGCTCCCATGGACACCCGCAACGTGCGGCGGTAAAAGGGATCGCGGCACCGTTCTCCCAGAATGACGCCGGTGACCCCAAAGGCGGCTGCGGTGCGCAGAATAGCGCCGAGATTTTCCGCATCATTGATTTCCGGACAGATGACCAGCAGGGTTTTTTCATTCAAAGACGGCATCCAGCGGTCCGGAAAGGGCAGGGCGCGGCGTACGCCCAGGGCCAACGCGCCACGGTTGAAATCATAGCCGGCGATGAGACGGATCAGTTTTTGATCCACCGTGTAAACCGGGAGATCGCGGCCGGCTGTATCCGCCGCCAACTTGACCGCGCAGGCTTCTTCCACCAGCACGCTGTGGGTTTCGTAACTGCTGTTTAAAAGACGGCGCACCAGATGTTCGCCTTCGGCGACGAACAGGCCATGCTTGTTCAGCAACGCGCTCTCTTTGACCTCGCGAAACAGGGCGATACGGGGGTCGTCGATGGAAAGGATGGGGATCGTGTTCATGAAAAAAAATACGGCATTCAGCGGAAAAGAACAAGGAAAAATCAATGGATCATGAGAGACTGCAACGGCAGTTGACTTTTATTCTGGAAACGGACAAACTGAAGGGCGTGATTCGACGAACGTTCGTACCGGGACAGGACCGGTGTGAGAATTCGGCGGAACACAGCTGGCAGGTGGCGTTGATGGCCTGCATTCTCGCTGAACACGCACGACAGCCGGTGGACGCCTGCAAAGTTATGAAGATGATGCTGGTGCACGACTTGGTGGAGATCGATGCCGGCGATACCTATGTCTATGATGCATCCGCGAATACGGACAAGGTGGAGCGCGAACAAAAAGCAGCGGACCGGCTCTTCGGCCTGTTGCCCGAGGATCAGGCGAAAGAGCTGCGGGCGTTGTGGGAAGAGTTTGAAGCGCGCAGCACCATGGAGGCCAAATTCGCCCGCGGCTTGGATCGGCTCATGCCCATGCTGCATAATTATCATACTCAGGGCCGCTCCTGGCTGGAGCACGGCATAACCCGAGAGCAGGTGGAAAAAACCAACGTGATTATGAATGATGGTTCATCGACCTTGTGGGACTATGCGAAAGCGTTGATCGACTCTGCGGTGCGGGATAATTTTTTAAATCCCTGACCCCGCCGTCTTTTTTCCTGCCATTCAAAAGAAACCGCTTGACTCTCGCCTTATATATTATTACATTTCTAAGAATATCGAAATGAATGGGAAGCTATGAACGAACCCGTGGACCTGCTGAAAGCGATCTCCGACCATGGAAGATTGCGCATTCTCAAGCTGCTCGAGACCAGGAGTCTGTGTGTCTGCGAGATCACTGAGGTGATCGGCCTCGCCACCTCCACTATCTCCTCTCATTTGAACCTTTTGAAAAACAGCGGCTTGATTGAGGATGAAAAGGACGGCAAATGGATCAATTACCGTCTGGCGTCGCCCCCTGATCCTCTGTTCGCCCAGCTCTGGCCTGTGATCTCAAAAAGGCTGGAGCAGGATCCCGTGATCAGGGCGGATAAAAAAAAGGCGATGCA includes these proteins:
- a CDS encoding RNA methyltransferase codes for the protein MNTIPILSIDDPRIALFREVKESALLNKHGLFVAEGEHLVRRLLNSSYETHSVLVEEACAVKLAADTAGRDLPVYTVDQKLIRLIAGYDFNRGALALGVRRALPFPDRWMPSLNEKTLLVICPEINDAENLGAILRTAAAFGVTGVILGERCRDPFYRRTLRVSMGAVFTLPIAQSMDLAMDLQRLRKDHGVSLIATVLHDATASLPAYAPPRRCGLLFGTESQGLGSEWLSLCDERVTLPISQRTDSLNVAVAAGIFLYHCSRF
- a CDS encoding HD domain-containing protein; amino-acid sequence: MDHERLQRQLTFILETDKLKGVIRRTFVPGQDRCENSAEHSWQVALMACILAEHARQPVDACKVMKMMLVHDLVEIDAGDTYVYDASANTDKVEREQKAADRLFGLLPEDQAKELRALWEEFEARSTMEAKFARGLDRLMPMLHNYHTQGRSWLEHGITREQVEKTNVIMNDGSSTLWDYAKALIDSAVRDNFLNP
- a CDS encoding winged helix-turn-helix transcriptional regulator, which translates into the protein MNEPVDLLKAISDHGRLRILKLLETRSLCVCEITEVIGLATSTISSHLNLLKNSGLIEDEKDGKWINYRLASPPDPLFAQLWPVISKRLEQDPVIRADKKKAMQVDRHRICGNGK